A window from Caulobacter sp. X encodes these proteins:
- a CDS encoding cyclopropane-fatty-acyl-phospholipid synthase family protein — translation MAYLRWRRFTELLSLDNPALGELFMRKRHKPIVAAPVEKWDAEYKAGIYDRLNRSEQRHHHRLLAAMIADRWPNPRVLEIGAGEGVFYEALRAHRPARYVGVDFSKRAIERGELRLAPEVAIGEVKMVLGDGRTFQTDETFDVVVFSECVEHLGEVETLVAHYAPNLKPDGAVGLTMWLALKPLRLWHRLKAMGEVLDEAVINTPWGGGWLVAVVRAKP, via the coding sequence ATGGCCTATCTGCGCTGGCGCCGGTTCACGGAGCTGCTGTCGCTGGACAATCCGGCGCTGGGCGAGCTGTTCATGCGCAAGCGCCACAAGCCGATCGTGGCCGCGCCCGTCGAGAAGTGGGACGCCGAGTACAAGGCCGGGATCTACGACCGCCTGAACCGCTCCGAGCAGCGCCATCACCACCGTCTGCTGGCCGCCATGATCGCCGACCGCTGGCCCAATCCGCGCGTGCTGGAGATCGGGGCGGGCGAAGGCGTGTTCTACGAGGCCCTGCGCGCCCACCGGCCGGCCCGCTATGTCGGAGTCGACTTCTCAAAGCGCGCCATCGAGCGCGGCGAGCTGCGCCTGGCGCCCGAGGTCGCGATCGGCGAGGTCAAGATGGTGCTGGGCGACGGCCGCACGTTCCAGACCGACGAGACCTTCGACGTCGTGGTGTTTTCAGAGTGCGTCGAGCACCTGGGCGAGGTCGAGACCCTGGTCGCCCACTACGCTCCGAACCTGAAGCCCGACGGCGCCGTGGGCCTGACCATGTGGTTGGCGCTAAAGCCGCTACGCCTGTGGCATCGCCTGAAGGCCATGGGCGAGGTGCTGGACGAGGCGGTGATCAACACGCCGTGGGGCGGCGGCTGGTTGGTGGCCGTGGTGCGGGCGAAACCCTAG
- the ppdK gene encoding pyruvate, phosphate dikinase, with amino-acid sequence MPVETLTKSRWVYAFGGGGADGDASMKNLLGGKGANLAEMSSLGLPVPPGFTITTEACVHYYANGKQYPAELAQQVEAGLAKVEEITGKTFGDVANPLLVSVRSGARASMPGMMDTVLNLGLNDETVEGLAKLSGDRRFAYDSYRRFIQMYSNVVLNLEHHMFEEILDDHKERLDVHVDTGLTADDWAMVIKDYKAAVRDHLGKPFPQDAQEQLWGAIGAVFASWMNDRAKFYRRMHDIPESWGTAVNVQSMVFGNMGDTSATGVAFTRNPSNGDNRLYGEFLINAQGEDVVAGIRTPQSLTKAAREEMGDTAPSMEEAMPEVFGQFKTVVETLERHYRDMQDIEFTVEQGKLYMLQTRNGKRTAKAALKVAVDMAAEGVISKEEAVGRVEPASLDQLLHPTIDPTAHRDVIAVGLPASPGAATGKIVFDSDAAEKAAAAGESVILVREETSPEDIHGMHAARGIITARGGMTSHAAVVARGMGRACVSGAGDVAIFPKEGLFRVRGRDFKAGEIITIDGSTGEILAGAPKMIEPELTGDFATLMGWADEVRRLKVRANAETPLDAKTARQFGAEGIGLCRTEHMFFDDTRIAAVREMILADDEKGRRAALAKIAPFQKADFVELFTIMEGLPVTIRLLDPPLHEFLPHTEEDVQAVAEATGLDAAKLMRRAKELHETNPMLGHRGCRLGVSYPEIYEMQVRAILEAACEIAKSGKAAPVPEIMHPLVAKGEEMKYLRDLTDRVAKAVLEEQGVDLKYTVGTMIELPRAALRAGDLAANAEFFSFGTNDLTQTTFGISRDDAGKFLGAYIDKGIFEKDPFVSLDQDGVGDLIRIAAERGRAARPDVKLGICGEHGGDPASIGFCEKVGLDYVSCSPYRVPIARLAAAQAALANKG; translated from the coding sequence ATGCCGGTTGAGACGCTGACCAAGTCCCGTTGGGTTTATGCATTTGGCGGAGGCGGCGCCGACGGCGACGCCTCGATGAAGAACCTTCTCGGGGGCAAGGGCGCCAACCTCGCCGAGATGTCCTCGCTGGGCCTGCCGGTCCCGCCCGGCTTCACAATCACCACCGAGGCGTGTGTCCACTACTACGCCAACGGCAAGCAGTACCCGGCCGAGCTGGCTCAGCAGGTCGAGGCCGGCCTCGCCAAGGTCGAGGAGATCACCGGCAAGACATTCGGCGACGTCGCCAATCCCCTGCTGGTCTCGGTGCGCTCGGGGGCCCGGGCCTCGATGCCGGGCATGATGGACACGGTCCTGAACCTGGGCCTCAACGACGAGACCGTCGAGGGCTTGGCCAAGCTGTCGGGCGACCGCCGCTTCGCCTACGACAGCTACCGCCGCTTCATCCAGATGTACTCGAACGTCGTGCTGAACCTTGAGCACCACATGTTCGAAGAGATCCTGGACGACCACAAGGAGCGCCTGGACGTCCATGTCGACACCGGCCTGACCGCCGACGACTGGGCCATGGTCATCAAGGACTACAAGGCCGCCGTGCGCGACCACCTGGGCAAGCCGTTCCCGCAGGACGCCCAGGAGCAGCTGTGGGGCGCGATCGGCGCCGTCTTCGCCAGCTGGATGAACGACCGGGCCAAGTTCTATCGCCGCATGCACGACATCCCCGAAAGCTGGGGCACCGCGGTGAACGTCCAATCGATGGTGTTCGGCAACATGGGCGACACCTCGGCGACGGGCGTGGCCTTCACCCGCAACCCGTCGAACGGCGACAACCGCCTGTACGGCGAGTTCCTGATCAACGCCCAGGGCGAGGACGTGGTGGCGGGCATCCGCACGCCGCAGTCCCTGACCAAGGCCGCCCGCGAGGAGATGGGCGACACCGCTCCCTCGATGGAAGAGGCGATGCCGGAGGTGTTCGGCCAGTTCAAGACCGTGGTCGAGACGCTGGAGCGCCACTACCGCGACATGCAGGACATCGAGTTCACGGTGGAGCAGGGCAAGCTCTACATGCTGCAGACCCGCAACGGGAAGCGCACGGCGAAGGCCGCGCTGAAGGTGGCGGTCGACATGGCGGCCGAGGGCGTGATCTCGAAGGAAGAGGCCGTGGGGCGCGTCGAGCCGGCCTCGCTGGACCAGCTGCTGCACCCGACCATCGACCCCACGGCGCACCGCGACGTGATCGCCGTCGGCCTGCCGGCCTCGCCCGGCGCGGCCACCGGCAAGATCGTCTTCGACAGCGACGCCGCCGAGAAGGCGGCCGCCGCCGGCGAAAGCGTCATCCTAGTGCGCGAGGAAACCTCGCCGGAGGACATCCACGGCATGCACGCCGCTCGCGGCATCATCACGGCGCGGGGCGGGATGACCAGCCACGCCGCCGTCGTGGCGCGCGGCATGGGCCGGGCCTGCGTCTCGGGCGCCGGCGACGTCGCCATCTTCCCGAAGGAAGGTCTGTTCCGCGTCCGTGGGCGCGATTTCAAGGCCGGCGAGATCATCACCATCGACGGCTCGACCGGAGAAATCCTTGCCGGCGCGCCCAAGATGATCGAGCCCGAGCTGACCGGCGATTTCGCCACCCTGATGGGCTGGGCCGACGAGGTCCGCCGCCTGAAGGTGCGCGCAAACGCCGAGACGCCGCTGGACGCCAAGACCGCCCGCCAGTTCGGCGCCGAAGGCATCGGCCTCTGCCGCACCGAGCACATGTTCTTCGACGACACCCGGATCGCGGCTGTGCGCGAGATGATCCTGGCCGACGACGAGAAGGGCCGCCGCGCGGCGCTGGCCAAGATCGCGCCGTTCCAGAAGGCCGACTTCGTCGAGCTCTTCACGATCATGGAAGGCCTGCCGGTCACGATCCGCCTCTTGGATCCGCCGCTGCACGAGTTCCTGCCGCACACCGAGGAAGACGTCCAAGCCGTGGCCGAGGCCACCGGCCTCGACGCCGCCAAGCTGATGCGCCGGGCCAAGGAGCTGCACGAGACCAACCCCATGCTGGGCCACCGCGGCTGCCGCCTGGGCGTCTCGTACCCCGAGATCTACGAGATGCAGGTCCGGGCCATCCTCGAGGCCGCCTGCGAGATCGCCAAGTCCGGCAAGGCCGCTCCCGTCCCCGAGATCATGCACCCGCTGGTCGCCAAGGGCGAGGAGATGAAGTACCTGCGCGACCTGACCGACCGCGTCGCCAAGGCGGTGCTGGAAGAGCAGGGCGTGGACCTGAAGTACACCGTCGGCACCATGATCGAGCTGCCCCGCGCGGCCCTGCGCGCCGGCGATCTGGCCGCCAACGCCGAGTTCTTCAGCTTCGGCACCAACGACCTGACCCAGACGACGTTCGGCATCAGCCGCGACGACGCCGGCAAGTTCCTGGGCGCCTATATCGACAAGGGCATCTTCGAGAAGGACCCCTTCGTCAGCCTCGACCAGGACGGCGTCGGCGACCTGATCCGCATCGCCGCCGAGCGTGGCCGCGCGGCGCGTCCTGACGTCAAGCTCGGCATCTGCGGCGAGCACGGCGGCGACCCGGCCTCGATCGGCTTCTGCGAGAAGGTCGGCCTGGACTACGTGTCCTGCTCGCCCTACCGCGTGCCGATCGCGCGCCTGGCGGCCGCCCAGGCGGCGCTGGCGAACAAGGGATGA
- the wrbA gene encoding NAD(P)H:quinone oxidoreductase: MAKVLVLYYSSYGHIETMAKAVAEGAREAGAQVDIKRVPETAPLEVAQKAHFKLDQEAPVATVEDLANYDAVIVGTGTRFGRMSSQLAAFFDQAGGLWARGALHGKVGGAFTSTATQHGGQETTLFSIITNLLHFGMVIVGMDYGHAGQMTLDEVTGGSPYGATTIAGGDGSRQPSENELVGARYQGRKIAETAIKLHG; this comes from the coding sequence ATGGCCAAGGTTCTCGTTCTCTATTACTCGTCGTACGGCCACATCGAGACGATGGCCAAGGCCGTCGCCGAAGGCGCTCGCGAAGCCGGCGCCCAGGTCGACATCAAGCGCGTCCCGGAAACCGCGCCGCTGGAAGTCGCCCAGAAGGCCCACTTCAAGCTCGACCAAGAGGCGCCGGTCGCCACGGTCGAGGACCTGGCCAACTACGACGCCGTCATCGTCGGCACGGGCACGCGCTTTGGCCGCATGAGCTCGCAGCTGGCCGCCTTCTTCGACCAGGCCGGCGGCCTGTGGGCTCGCGGCGCCCTGCACGGCAAGGTCGGCGGCGCTTTCACCTCGACGGCGACCCAGCACGGCGGCCAGGAAACGACCCTGTTCTCGATCATCACCAACCTGCTGCACTTTGGCATGGTGATCGTGGGCATGGACTACGGCCACGCCGGCCAGATGACCCTGGACGAAGTCACCGGCGGCAGCCCCTACGGCGCCACCACGATCGCCGGCGGCGACGGCTCGCGTCAGCCCAGCGAGAACGAGCTGGTCGGCGCTCGCTACCAAGGCCGCAAGATCGCCGAGACCGCCATCAAGCTGCACGGCTAA
- a CDS encoding LysR family transcriptional regulator, giving the protein MSKLPDLEGLAVFAKVVELRSFAAAADELAMSKATVSKAVTRLEARLGSRLFNRTSRRLALTDAGQSLVERATRVLAEAQAAEEEASHQSSAPRGLVRMAVPMSLGITTLGPVLPAFLEAYPEVSIDLHLSDATIDLVGMGFDLALRVAALPDSSLVARRLRAVKRHLVASPAYWDKHGRPHHPADLAQHRGLTYGHQSAPETWRFQKGGEEASVRPRSVIRANNGDVLLPALLAGSGVAMLPDFIVGPAVANGRLEEVLPEWQGAPIALHLVMPPGGPRPARVEVLAAYLAKALGASGR; this is encoded by the coding sequence ATGTCCAAGCTCCCCGATCTCGAAGGCCTCGCCGTGTTCGCCAAGGTGGTGGAGCTGCGCTCGTTCGCCGCCGCCGCCGACGAGCTGGCCATGTCCAAGGCCACAGTGTCCAAGGCCGTGACGCGGCTGGAGGCCCGGCTGGGCTCGCGCCTGTTCAACCGCACCTCGCGTCGCCTGGCCCTGACCGACGCCGGCCAGTCCCTGGTCGAGCGCGCCACCCGCGTGCTGGCCGAGGCCCAGGCGGCCGAGGAGGAGGCCTCGCACCAGTCCTCGGCGCCGCGGGGACTGGTCCGGATGGCCGTGCCGATGTCGCTGGGCATCACCACCCTGGGACCGGTGCTGCCGGCATTCCTGGAAGCCTATCCAGAGGTCTCGATCGACCTACACCTGTCGGACGCCACCATCGACCTGGTGGGCATGGGTTTCGATCTGGCGCTGCGCGTGGCGGCCTTGCCGGACAGCTCGCTGGTGGCGCGGCGCCTAAGGGCTGTGAAGCGTCACCTCGTGGCCTCGCCCGCCTATTGGGACAAGCATGGCCGACCGCACCATCCGGCCGATCTGGCCCAGCATCGCGGCCTGACCTATGGCCACCAGTCCGCGCCGGAGACCTGGCGCTTCCAGAAGGGCGGCGAGGAGGCCTCGGTGCGGCCGCGCTCGGTCATCCGGGCCAATAACGGCGACGTCCTGCTGCCGGCGCTGCTGGCCGGGTCCGGCGTGGCGATGTTGCCCGACTTCATCGTCGGCCCGGCGGTGGCCAACGGACGGCTGGAGGAGGTGCTGCCCGAGTGGCAGGGCGCGCCGATCGCGCTGCATCTGGTGATGCCGCCCGGCGGCCCGCGGCCGGCGCGGGTCGAGGTGCTGGCGGCCTATCTCGCCAAGGCCTTGGGCGCTTCCGGGCGCTAA
- a CDS encoding single-stranded DNA-binding protein produces MAGSVNKVILVGNLGADPEIRSLGSGDRVANLRIATSETWRDRNSGERKEKTEWHRVVIFNDNLVKVAEQYLRKGSTVYIEGALQTRKWTDNTGQEKYSTEIVLQKFRGELTMLGGRGDSAGASSGGGDEYGGGYSGGGSSFGGGQRSQPSGPRESFSADLDDEIPF; encoded by the coding sequence ATGGCGGGCAGCGTCAATAAGGTCATTCTGGTGGGCAATCTCGGCGCCGATCCCGAGATCCGCAGCCTGGGTTCGGGCGACCGCGTCGCCAATCTCCGCATCGCCACGTCCGAGACCTGGCGCGACCGCAACAGCGGCGAGCGCAAGGAAAAGACCGAGTGGCACCGCGTGGTCATCTTCAACGACAACCTGGTGAAGGTGGCCGAGCAGTATCTGCGCAAGGGCTCGACCGTCTACATCGAGGGCGCGCTGCAGACCCGCAAGTGGACCGACAACACCGGCCAGGAAAAGTACTCGACCGAGATCGTCCTGCAGAAGTTCCGCGGCGAACTGACCATGCTGGGCGGCCGCGGTGACAGCGCCGGCGCGTCGTCGGGCGGCGGCGACGAGTACGGCGGCGGCTATTCGGGCGGCGGCTCCAGCTTCGGCGGCGGCCAGCGCAGCCAGCCCAGCGGCCCGCGCGAGAGCTTCTCGGCCGACCTGGACGACGAGATTCCCTTCTAA
- a CDS encoding pirin family protein, whose protein sequence is MIDRRPFDKLGGADHGWLKAKHHFSFASYYDPRNMNWGSLRVWNDDEIAPNTGFPPHPHSDMEIITYVRDGAITHQDSLGNKGRTVAGDVQVMSAGTGIRHSEYNLEPETTRIFQIWIEPKNFGAGPSWGAKPFPKGDRSGKFVTLASGFAEDADALPIRTDARVLGATLKAGESTTYALGKDRSGYLVPAVGTVEVNGVKLNARDGAGIKDEDVITVTALEDAELVLVDAAVD, encoded by the coding sequence ATGATCGACCGCAGACCGTTCGACAAGCTTGGCGGCGCCGACCACGGTTGGCTGAAGGCCAAGCATCACTTCTCGTTCGCTAGCTACTACGATCCCCGCAACATGAACTGGGGTTCGCTGCGAGTCTGGAACGACGACGAAATCGCCCCCAACACCGGCTTCCCGCCGCACCCGCACAGCGACATGGAGATCATCACCTATGTCCGCGACGGCGCGATCACCCACCAGGACAGCCTGGGCAACAAGGGCCGCACCGTGGCCGGCGACGTCCAGGTGATGAGCGCGGGCACGGGCATCCGTCACTCGGAGTACAACCTCGAGCCGGAAACGACCCGGATCTTCCAGATCTGGATCGAGCCCAAGAATTTCGGCGCCGGGCCGTCGTGGGGCGCCAAGCCGTTCCCGAAGGGCGACCGCTCGGGCAAGTTCGTCACCCTGGCCTCGGGCTTCGCCGAAGACGCCGACGCTCTGCCGATCCGCACCGACGCCCGCGTCTTGGGCGCGACGCTGAAGGCGGGCGAAAGCACCACCTACGCCCTGGGCAAGGACCGTAGCGGCTACCTCGTCCCGGCCGTCGGGACCGTCGAAGTCAACGGCGTCAAGCTAAACGCCCGCGACGGCGCGGGCATCAAGGACGAGGACGTCATCACCGTCACCGCCCTGGAAGACGCCGAACTCGTCCTGGTCGACGCCGCCGTCGACTAG